The following coding sequences lie in one Myxococcus xanthus genomic window:
- a CDS encoding threonine/serine ThrE exporter family protein: protein MCAAVAVPPELLTAVSHPPPPGPAVAFTIRLGEALHRYGTPAHRLELLMQRVSERFGLEGRFFSTPTSIFSSFGPPEALRTSLIRVEPGDMDLERLTLLDTLADEVIHGQVPPTEGAQRVDAILAQPERFGPALQLLCWTLAGGAAGRLFGGGLKEMAVAAFSSLLIGTLGVLTRKQPTTARVLEPVAAILSSAVAALAASLMGPLSAQVATLAGLIVLLPGLSLTVAINELATRNLISGTSRLTAAALVFLQLGFGVALGSRLSVVLPAPPVTPLPPALPDWTQLPMLLVAIFAVCVLFRARPRDWGWIAGACTFAFAGARLGSLLLGAQLGAFVGALLLAMGSNALARLRNKPSITTLVPGLMLLVPGSVGFRSLSSLLERDVVAGVDTAFSMLMVAVALVAGLLSANALVPTRKVL from the coding sequence ATGTGCGCCGCCGTGGCCGTCCCTCCCGAACTCCTCACTGCCGTCAGTCATCCCCCACCGCCGGGCCCCGCCGTCGCCTTCACCATCCGGCTGGGCGAGGCGCTGCACCGCTACGGCACGCCCGCGCATCGACTGGAGCTGCTGATGCAGCGGGTGTCGGAGCGCTTCGGACTGGAGGGGCGCTTCTTCTCCACACCCACGTCCATCTTCTCGTCCTTCGGACCGCCGGAGGCCCTGCGCACCTCGCTCATCCGCGTGGAGCCGGGGGACATGGACCTGGAACGGCTGACGCTGCTGGACACGCTGGCGGACGAAGTCATCCACGGTCAGGTGCCCCCGACGGAAGGGGCCCAGCGCGTGGACGCCATCCTCGCGCAGCCCGAGCGCTTCGGCCCCGCGCTCCAGCTCCTGTGCTGGACGCTCGCGGGCGGCGCCGCGGGGCGGTTGTTCGGCGGAGGCCTGAAGGAGATGGCGGTGGCCGCGTTCAGCAGCCTGCTCATCGGTACCCTGGGCGTGCTCACCCGGAAGCAGCCCACCACGGCCCGGGTGCTGGAGCCGGTGGCCGCCATCCTGTCCTCCGCCGTCGCCGCGCTGGCCGCGAGCCTGATGGGGCCGCTGTCCGCGCAGGTGGCCACGCTTGCAGGCCTCATCGTCCTGCTCCCCGGCCTGTCCCTGACGGTGGCCATCAACGAGCTGGCCACCCGCAACCTCATCTCCGGCACCTCACGGCTCACGGCGGCGGCGCTCGTCTTCCTCCAGTTGGGCTTCGGCGTGGCCCTGGGCAGCCGGCTGTCGGTGGTGCTGCCCGCGCCGCCCGTGACGCCGCTGCCGCCCGCGCTGCCGGACTGGACGCAGCTGCCCATGCTGCTGGTGGCCATCTTCGCGGTGTGCGTGCTCTTCCGCGCGCGCCCCAGGGACTGGGGCTGGATTGCCGGAGCCTGCACCTTCGCCTTCGCGGGGGCCCGTCTGGGCTCGCTGCTGCTGGGGGCTCAGCTGGGTGCCTTCGTGGGCGCGCTGCTGCTGGCCATGGGCAGCAACGCGCTGGCCCGGCTGCGCAACAAGCCCTCCATCACCACGCTGGTGCCCGGGCTCATGCTGCTGGTGCCCGGCAGTGTGGGCTTCCGCAGCCTGTCATCCCTGCTGGAGCGGGACGTGGTGGCCGGCGTGGACACGGCCTTCTCCATGCTGATGGTGGCCGTGGCGCTGGTGGCCGGACTGCTGTCCGCCAACGCCC
- a CDS encoding phage holin family protein, translated as MEPTIPHRDGGGFGALFSEFTEQARRLVRAEVSLARAELRTEARKASAGAGLLTGGGGVLLLGAITFVAFLVAVLADALPLWASLLIVAAVLLAVGGAMAWSGRHRMKRVHGPERTIQTLKEDGRWASRSAHSMKSQMHGHA; from the coding sequence ATGGAACCCACGATTCCCCACCGGGACGGAGGCGGCTTCGGAGCGCTCTTCTCCGAGTTCACCGAGCAGGCACGCCGCCTGGTCCGCGCCGAGGTGTCCCTGGCGCGCGCCGAGCTGCGAACGGAGGCAAGGAAGGCATCTGCCGGAGCGGGCCTGCTGACAGGCGGCGGCGGGGTGCTGCTGCTAGGGGCCATCACCTTTGTCGCCTTCCTGGTGGCGGTGCTGGCCGATGCCCTGCCTCTCTGGGCCTCCCTCCTCATCGTCGCGGCGGTGCTGCTCGCGGTGGGCGGCGCCATGGCCTGGAGCGGGCGCCATCGGATGAAGCGGGTCCACGGGCCTGAACGAACGATTCAAACCCTCAAGGAGGATGGGCGATGGGCGAGCAGGAGCGCGCACTCCATGAAATCGCAGATGCACGGGCACGCATGA
- a CDS encoding pseudouridine synthase → MVRKQRTPRWLEAARRRGPEDVQPAGRSDWLARALGKAGVMPRAQAEAAIREGRVTLDGRVEHEPFAPVRPGMEVRVDGLARHLEAPVLALMFHKPAGLVVHGSDAEGVGTVFECLRERLTHPLRDYEWLAVGRLDRDTTGLLLFTNDERLVQHGTSPERHLPKRYVAGVVGPPPEDALRRLREGLVLEDGPTRPAGARLRAPDVVELTLTEGRNHQVKRMLAAVGHPVRTLHREAVGGVTLDVPEGAWRLLTDEEVSQGLSFSVS, encoded by the coding sequence ATGGTGCGCAAGCAGCGGACCCCGAGGTGGCTGGAAGCGGCACGGCGGAGGGGACCGGAGGACGTGCAACCCGCTGGACGGTCGGACTGGTTGGCGAGGGCCCTGGGGAAGGCCGGAGTGATGCCTCGCGCCCAGGCGGAAGCGGCCATCCGAGAGGGACGGGTGACGCTCGATGGGCGGGTGGAGCACGAGCCCTTCGCGCCGGTGCGTCCGGGGATGGAAGTGCGGGTGGACGGGCTGGCGCGGCACCTGGAGGCGCCCGTGTTGGCGCTGATGTTCCACAAGCCAGCGGGGCTGGTGGTGCACGGCTCGGACGCGGAAGGCGTGGGCACCGTGTTCGAGTGTCTGCGTGAGCGGCTCACCCATCCGCTGCGCGACTATGAGTGGCTCGCGGTGGGCCGTCTGGATCGGGACACCACGGGGTTGCTGCTCTTCACCAACGACGAGCGTCTGGTCCAACACGGGACGTCGCCCGAGCGGCACCTGCCCAAGCGCTACGTGGCGGGCGTGGTGGGGCCGCCGCCGGAGGATGCGCTCCGCCGGCTGCGTGAGGGCCTGGTGCTGGAGGACGGCCCGACGCGGCCCGCGGGTGCCCGGTTGCGCGCGCCGGACGTGGTGGAGCTCACCCTGACGGAAGGGCGCAACCACCAGGTGAAGCGGATGCTGGCGGCGGTGGGTCATCCGGTGCGGACCCTGCACCGCGAGGCCGTGGGCGGCGTGACGCTGGACGTGCCCGAGGGCGCGTGGCGGTTGCTGACGGACGAGGAAGTGTCCCAGGGGTTGTCCTTCTCCGTTTCCTGA
- a CDS encoding aminotransferase class IV, which translates to MFSTVAVDGEVRRWEELHLRDFAQGFFFGAGFFTTFRIEAGEPWFLARHLARLRASLAAFPGAVRSPPPEHLAEAAVREAIERCLRADAAMGPTFRGVGKLSASDGHVLLTFREHAPDLERMHREGRALDSQEPGAYRRGESTLNHKGLAYFRQYSVMERLPLLGNEAGEVCELPTANVFFQCGGVLVTPPLSAPCLPGIIREVLLEAGHVGTLPIVERPFSFAQLAQVSACVFTNSAQVATGVPSLLGRPLPTSLALAQGLRSLVEAVAARER; encoded by the coding sequence ATGTTCTCCACGGTCGCGGTGGACGGTGAGGTACGGCGCTGGGAAGAACTGCACCTGCGGGACTTCGCGCAGGGCTTCTTCTTCGGCGCGGGCTTCTTCACCACCTTCCGCATCGAGGCCGGCGAGCCCTGGTTCCTCGCCCGGCACCTGGCGCGGCTGCGCGCGAGCCTGGCCGCCTTCCCCGGCGCCGTCCGCTCGCCACCGCCGGAGCACCTCGCTGAAGCCGCGGTGCGCGAAGCGATTGAGCGCTGCCTGCGAGCCGACGCCGCGATGGGCCCCACGTTCCGAGGTGTGGGCAAGTTGTCGGCAAGTGATGGCCACGTGCTGCTCACCTTCCGCGAACACGCCCCAGACCTGGAGCGGATGCACCGCGAGGGACGAGCCCTGGACAGTCAGGAGCCGGGGGCCTACCGCCGCGGCGAGTCCACGCTGAATCACAAAGGCCTCGCCTACTTCCGGCAGTACAGCGTGATGGAGCGCCTGCCCCTGCTCGGCAATGAGGCCGGCGAGGTCTGCGAGCTGCCCACGGCCAACGTCTTCTTCCAGTGCGGCGGGGTACTCGTCACGCCGCCTCTGTCCGCGCCGTGTCTCCCCGGCATCATCCGCGAAGTGCTTCTGGAGGCCGGACATGTGGGGACGCTGCCCATCGTGGAGCGGCCTTTCTCGTTCGCACAGCTCGCGCAGGTGAGCGCCTGCGTCTTCACCAACTCCGCCCAGGTGGCCACCGGCGTACCGAGCCTCCTCGGCCGACCGCTCCCCACCAGTCTGGCGCTGGCCCAGGGCCTTCGGAGCCTCGTCGAGGCCGTCGCGGCGCGCGAGCGCTGA
- a CDS encoding anthranilate synthase component II, whose protein sequence is MILVIDNFDSFTFNLVQALGAQGAELKVVRNDAITVAQVEALRPDHILISPGPCTPHEAGVSMDVIRTLGGRVPVLGVCLGHQCLGQVFGAKVVRAPVPVHGKTAAIEHSGQGVFRGLPAPFTAARYHSLVVDAESLPACLEVTAWQDGLIMGLKHRELPRLEGVQFHPESFLTPQGPQLLANFLEPAH, encoded by the coding sequence ATGATTCTCGTCATCGACAACTTCGATTCCTTCACCTTCAACCTCGTGCAAGCGCTGGGTGCCCAGGGCGCCGAGCTGAAGGTGGTGCGCAATGACGCCATCACTGTCGCGCAGGTCGAAGCGCTCCGGCCCGACCACATCCTCATCTCGCCCGGTCCCTGCACGCCCCACGAAGCTGGCGTGTCCATGGACGTCATCCGGACCCTGGGCGGGCGGGTGCCCGTGCTCGGGGTGTGCTTGGGGCATCAGTGCCTGGGCCAGGTGTTCGGCGCGAAGGTGGTGCGCGCACCGGTGCCCGTGCACGGCAAGACGGCGGCCATCGAGCACTCGGGCCAGGGCGTCTTCCGGGGACTGCCCGCCCCCTTCACCGCGGCCCGTTACCACTCCCTGGTCGTGGACGCGGAGAGCCTGCCGGCGTGCCTGGAAGTGACGGCGTGGCAGGATGGGCTCATCATGGGCCTCAAGCACCGCGAGCTGCCGCGCCTGGAAGGCGTCCAGTTCCACCCCGAATCGTTCCTCACGCCCCAGGGGCCCCAACTGCTCGCCAACTTCCTGGAGCCGGCGCACTGA
- a CDS encoding anthranilate synthase component I family protein, producing MSRPPSPTRFPDRTSFETFVAQGYNQVPVVRRLPLGALRPVDLLRALPAESRFLLESTRVSAEGRYSFLGAKPFLRFTTKEGQCFIDGALQQGTPLEVLRSMLRRWRGVRHPGMPLFCGGAVGFFGYEAAHCFESLPRHPRDDLRLPEIDMAFIDTFLTVDHHEGQLLAVATGSDWEDCERRLDALEAHVRTATPTAPRVPPAMDGPTSAYRSNFTHDAYLDAVERVREYIRAGDTYQVNLSQRLEVDFPGEPLALYETLSAINPVHFASYLEGDGFHVVSASPERLVRVENGRATTRPIAGTRRRGTPEEEARFVHELRTNEKERAEHAMLVDLERNDLGRVCTYGSVEVTKLMDIVEYAHVLHIESEVVGQLAPGVEPLDVVGALFPGGTITGVPKIRTMQIITELEPHARGLYTGSLGYLSFTGDLDLNIVIRTLVVKDGQAYAQVGGGIVHDSQPRQEYKETLNKARSQLLALASVGRPG from the coding sequence ATGAGCCGCCCGCCCTCTCCCACGCGCTTCCCGGACCGGACGTCCTTCGAGACGTTCGTGGCCCAGGGCTACAACCAGGTGCCCGTGGTGCGGCGGCTCCCGCTCGGAGCGCTGCGTCCCGTGGACCTCCTGCGAGCCCTCCCAGCGGAAAGCCGGTTCCTGCTGGAGAGCACCCGGGTCAGCGCCGAGGGGCGCTATTCGTTCCTCGGCGCGAAGCCTTTCCTGCGCTTCACCACGAAAGAGGGACAGTGCTTCATTGACGGCGCGCTCCAGCAGGGCACGCCGCTGGAGGTACTGCGCTCGATGCTGCGCCGGTGGCGTGGCGTCCGTCATCCCGGAATGCCGCTCTTCTGCGGCGGCGCGGTGGGCTTCTTCGGCTACGAGGCCGCGCACTGCTTCGAGTCCCTGCCCCGGCACCCACGAGACGACCTGCGCCTGCCTGAGATCGACATGGCGTTCATCGATACCTTCCTGACGGTGGACCACCACGAGGGCCAATTGCTCGCGGTGGCGACGGGCTCGGACTGGGAGGACTGTGAGCGCAGGTTGGACGCGTTGGAGGCCCACGTCCGCACCGCTACGCCCACTGCGCCACGCGTGCCACCCGCGATGGATGGGCCCACCTCGGCGTATCGCTCCAACTTCACCCACGATGCCTACCTGGACGCGGTCGAGCGCGTGCGCGAGTACATCCGCGCCGGTGACACGTATCAGGTCAATCTCTCACAGCGGCTGGAGGTGGACTTTCCCGGTGAGCCGCTCGCGCTCTACGAGACGCTGTCCGCCATCAACCCCGTCCACTTCGCCAGCTATCTCGAAGGTGACGGCTTCCACGTCGTCAGCGCATCACCGGAGCGACTGGTGCGCGTGGAGAACGGCCGGGCCACCACGCGGCCCATCGCCGGAACGCGCCGCCGGGGCACGCCCGAAGAGGAAGCGCGCTTCGTCCACGAGCTGCGCACCAACGAGAAGGAGCGCGCCGAGCACGCCATGCTGGTGGACCTGGAGCGCAACGACCTGGGCCGGGTGTGCACCTATGGCTCGGTCGAGGTGACGAAGCTGATGGACATCGTCGAGTACGCCCACGTCCTCCACATTGAATCGGAGGTCGTCGGCCAGCTCGCGCCAGGCGTGGAGCCGCTGGACGTGGTGGGCGCGCTCTTCCCAGGGGGGACGATTACGGGCGTGCCGAAGATACGCACGATGCAAATCATCACCGAGCTGGAGCCACATGCGCGGGGGCTCTATACGGGCTCGCTGGGGTACCTGTCCTTCACGGGTGATTTGGATTTGAACATCGTCATCCGCACGCTGGTGGTGAAGGACGGCCAGGCCTACGCGCAGGTGGGAGGCGGCATCGTCCACGACTCGCAGCCCCGACAGGAATACAAGGAGACGCTCAACAAGGCGCGCTCGCAGCTCCTGGCCCTGGCATCGGTGGGGAGGCCGGGATGA